A region from the Melioribacter roseus P3M-2 genome encodes:
- a CDS encoding metal-dependent hydrolase, whose translation MKLRYFSHSAFQITTNGGIKILIDPFLTGNPTAPVKAEEVTADYIILTHGHGDHLGDSFTIAKKCDSTFICVNELANYCAKEGFKAHNMHIGGSYNFDFGRVKFTIAHHGSMTPDNYYAGEPSGVVLSIDGKNLYHTGDTGLFYDMKLIGEMTPLDYMLVPIGDNFTMGITDAVKAVELANPKVAIPMHYNTFPVIEADPYEFKSKVEALGKKSIVLNYGEEIEL comes from the coding sequence ATGAAATTAAGATATTTTTCTCATTCGGCGTTTCAGATAACTACAAACGGCGGCATTAAGATTCTGATCGACCCTTTTTTAACGGGCAACCCGACGGCTCCCGTTAAAGCCGAAGAGGTGACTGCGGATTATATCATCCTTACTCACGGTCACGGAGACCATCTGGGCGATTCTTTTACCATTGCAAAAAAGTGCGATTCAACATTTATTTGTGTCAACGAATTGGCTAACTATTGCGCTAAGGAAGGATTCAAGGCTCATAATATGCATATTGGCGGAAGCTACAACTTCGATTTCGGAAGAGTAAAATTTACAATTGCCCATCACGGTTCGATGACGCCCGACAATTATTACGCAGGCGAACCGTCGGGGGTTGTCCTTTCGATCGACGGTAAGAATTTGTATCACACGGGCGACACAGGACTTTTTTACGATATGAAGTTAATCGGCGAAATGACTCCCCTCGATTATATGCTCGTCCCGATTGGCGATAATTTTACAATGGGAATTACCGACGCTGTAAAAGCAGTTGAACTTGCAAATCCCAAAGTGGCGATTCCGATGCATTACAATACTTTTCCGGTAATCGAAGCCGACCCGTACGAATTCAAATCGAAGGTGGAGGCGCTCGGTAAAAAATCGATAGTGCTTAATTACGGAGAAGAAATAGAACTTTAA
- a CDS encoding ParA family protein translates to MAKKIVIANQKGGVGKTTTAINLSASVAAAEFRTLLIDIDPQANSTSGIGIDKYDKTVYNVLVGLNSAKESIINSYMPFLDILPSNINLVGAEVELVSLENREHLLKNALQEVEEKYDFIFIDCPPSLGLLTLNALVAADSVLIPVQCEYFALEGLGQLLNTINIVKKSFNPELSIEGVLLTMFDKRLRLSQQVVDEVKKYFGEKVFETVINRNVKLSEAPSYAKPVILYDATSVGAQNYMSLAYELLERNNLKLNAVKEKE, encoded by the coding sequence ATGGCAAAAAAAATAGTCATAGCAAATCAAAAAGGCGGAGTGGGAAAAACCACAACGGCAATTAACCTCTCCGCCTCGGTAGCTGCCGCCGAATTCAGAACGCTTTTGATCGATATCGACCCTCAGGCAAATTCCACCTCCGGTATCGGTATCGATAAATACGACAAGACAGTTTATAATGTTTTGGTCGGTTTGAATTCGGCCAAAGAATCGATTATAAATTCTTATATGCCTTTCCTCGATATATTGCCGTCGAATATTAATCTGGTCGGAGCCGAAGTCGAACTGGTATCCCTGGAAAACAGGGAGCACCTTCTTAAAAACGCGCTTCAGGAAGTAGAAGAAAAATACGACTTTATTTTTATCGATTGTCCTCCGTCGCTCGGTCTGTTGACTTTGAATGCGCTCGTCGCAGCAGACTCCGTATTAATTCCCGTGCAATGCGAGTATTTTGCCCTCGAAGGCTTGGGGCAGTTGCTCAATACTATCAACATAGTCAAAAAAAGTTTCAATCCGGAATTATCAATCGAAGGCGTATTGCTTACAATGTTCGACAAGCGCTTACGACTGAGCCAGCAGGTTGTCGACGAAGTCAAAAAATATTTCGGGGAAAAGGTATTCGAAACGGTAATAAACAGAAACGTAAAACTTTCGGAAGCTCCCAGTTATGCAAAACCAGTTATTTTGTACGACGCCACGTCGGTGGGAGCGCAGAATTATATGTCGTTGGCTTATGAATTGCTCGAAAGAAATAATTTAAAACTCAACGCCGTTAAGGAAAAGGAGTAG
- a CDS encoding ParB/RepB/Spo0J family partition protein — protein sequence MKSALGRGLDALINPQVKEKLDAPVAVSGKDIPKDDGKSYDILAKISVNQIYPNPYQPRTHFEPQALEELKLSILQNGLIQPVTVRRIDKDKYELISGERRLRACKDIGLKEIPAYIIKVDTKEAMLALSLIENIQREKLNPIEIAVAYKRLRDECNLSHEEIAERVGKDRTTITNFIRLLKLPEPIQQSLINNKISNGHARALINLSNPKLQLQIHDKILKQNLSVRKVEELVRKLNDLKNNKDKKEKFASSITTESASQRNIEERLQRILGTKVHCNVKKNGAGQIVIEFYSNDELERLFELFEIINSNYN from the coding sequence ATGAAGTCAGCTTTAGGAAGGGGATTGGATGCGCTGATTAATCCCCAGGTAAAAGAGAAATTGGACGCTCCGGTAGCCGTCTCAGGCAAAGACATACCGAAAGACGACGGCAAATCGTACGATATACTCGCCAAAATTTCCGTCAATCAAATTTATCCTAATCCGTACCAGCCGAGGACTCACTTTGAACCTCAAGCGCTCGAAGAATTGAAATTATCGATACTCCAGAACGGTCTTATTCAACCCGTTACCGTACGCAGAATCGACAAAGATAAATACGAACTTATATCAGGCGAAAGAAGACTGAGAGCGTGCAAAGATATCGGATTGAAGGAGATTCCCGCATATATTATAAAAGTAGACACAAAAGAAGCAATGCTTGCGCTCTCTTTGATCGAGAACATTCAAAGAGAGAAATTAAATCCGATTGAAATCGCCGTCGCATATAAACGTCTGAGAGACGAATGCAATCTGTCGCATGAAGAAATTGCTGAAAGAGTCGGTAAAGACCGCACTACCATTACAAACTTTATCCGGCTCCTTAAATTGCCGGAACCCATTCAACAAAGCTTGATTAACAATAAGATATCCAACGGTCACGCAAGGGCTTTGATCAATCTGTCTAATCCGAAACTTCAACTTCAAATTCACGACAAAATATTAAAACAGAATCTTTCCGTACGAAAAGTTGAAGAACTGGTAAGAAAATTAAACGACCTGAAAAACAATAAGGACAAAAAAGAAAAATTCGCTTCTTCGATAACAACGGAATCGGCTTCGCAAAGAAATATTGAAGAACGTTTGCAGCGAATACTCGGCACTAAAGTGCATTGCAACGTAAAAAAGAACGGAGCAGGCCAAATTGTAATCGAATTCTATTCAAATGACGAATTGGAAAGATTATTTGAACTCTTTGAAATTATCAACAGCAATTACAATTAG
- a CDS encoding DUF5683 domain-containing protein — protein sequence MKLSTAITISVIILLVTFNNSSFGQTSEPDSDARTDTTQFIMHKSPMGAVLRSAIIPGWGQIYNESYWKAPIIWGALGVLGYFWVDNNDQYKHFRDLYVQSIDENNPNGNLRYYDQREFYRDQRDLTAVFIGLSYLINILDAYVDAHLYDFDVSAGTNSMTLSLRISF from the coding sequence TTGAAATTATCAACAGCAATTACAATTAGCGTTATAATCCTATTAGTAACTTTTAATAATTCCTCATTCGGACAAACATCCGAACCGGATTCGGATGCAAGAACCGATACCACTCAATTTATAATGCATAAATCGCCGATGGGAGCTGTTTTAAGGAGCGCAATAATACCAGGATGGGGTCAAATTTATAACGAATCGTATTGGAAAGCCCCGATCATTTGGGGCGCGCTCGGCGTACTGGGATATTTCTGGGTCGATAACAACGACCAGTACAAACATTTCAGGGACCTGTACGTCCAAAGTATCGACGAAAATAATCCAAACGGAAATTTGCGATATTATGACCAGCGGGAATTTTACAGAGACCAGCGAGATTTGACCGCGGTTTTTATCGGTCTTTCTTATCTGATCAACATTCTCGACGCTTACGTGGACGCGCACTTATACGATTTCGACGTTTCCGCCGGGACAAACAGCATGACTTTATCATTAAGAATAAGTTTTTAA
- a CDS encoding YIP1 family protein, which produces MKNSVRCNNCSTENPFYLLTCENCKAFLRTKVPNIDFWHTTSKLFESPVKAAELLIHADHKNFLLTVIILAALKISLTAGILSNVFSGGEGRLQNIFVALSSLPISFILLMLAWSVLMTLILKITGVKSRFKDNLAIYSYSFIPIIFTLILLTPVEYALFGQYWFSFNPTPFAIKYIPSIVLSIIEGIFIVWSMFLAICATYAQSRSLFFSILIGALFLIVTVGIPVYLAYVLNNPV; this is translated from the coding sequence ATGAAGAACAGCGTCAGATGCAATAATTGTTCTACAGAAAATCCGTTCTATCTACTTACTTGTGAAAATTGCAAGGCATTCCTTCGAACTAAAGTGCCCAATATCGATTTCTGGCACACTACGTCAAAGTTATTCGAATCTCCGGTAAAAGCGGCGGAACTTTTAATTCATGCCGACCATAAAAACTTTTTATTGACTGTAATAATTCTGGCCGCATTAAAAATTTCATTGACGGCGGGAATTCTTTCAAATGTTTTTTCGGGAGGAGAGGGCAGACTTCAAAATATATTCGTCGCTTTAAGCTCGTTGCCGATTTCATTTATATTATTAATGTTGGCATGGTCGGTTCTAATGACGCTAATCCTGAAAATTACGGGCGTCAAAAGCCGTTTCAAAGACAATCTCGCTATCTATTCCTACTCGTTTATACCTATTATCTTCACATTAATTTTACTTACGCCGGTCGAATACGCCTTGTTCGGTCAATATTGGTTTTCCTTCAATCCTACCCCGTTTGCAATCAAATATATTCCGTCTATTGTTCTTTCGATTATTGAAGGGATATTTATAGTTTGGAGTATGTTTCTGGCTATATGCGCCACTTATGCGCAGTCGCGAAGTCTCTTTTTTTCGATTCTAATCGGCGCTCTGTTTCTAATCGTTACGGTTGGGATTCCCGTATATTTAGCTTATGTATTAAATAATCCAGTATAA
- a CDS encoding Ppx/GppA phosphatase family protein has translation MTIASIDLGSNTVLLLIAKVTDSEIKTIKNFYRAPRISKNLKKGEPFPDENIERLYKTLDEYQKIIEEYNCKTVLAAATNAFRIASNGKHIAKEINERYGWKLNIISGEEEARLSFVGSAYPFEDGKSKSLIDIGGGSTEIISGNKTEILYRKSFPLGVVYLTEKYLKHNPPLDSELSAMEKETAEKFRELKSVSELGEYTIAIAGTPTTLACIKMNIKLYDENVVDNTLLNFNDISRLYDRLKNMTSKEILVNFGQVVEGREDLITAGAGILKVFMELTEIRELHVNSRGLRYGLILDYLIHKLNIRESQP, from the coding sequence ATGACTATTGCTTCTATCGACCTGGGCTCCAATACCGTCTTGCTTTTGATAGCGAAAGTTACGGATTCGGAAATCAAGACAATAAAAAATTTTTACCGGGCTCCGCGCATCTCGAAAAATCTGAAAAAAGGCGAACCGTTTCCCGATGAAAATATCGAGAGATTATATAAGACGCTGGACGAATATCAAAAAATTATTGAGGAATATAATTGTAAAACGGTTCTTGCGGCGGCGACAAATGCTTTCAGAATAGCCTCAAACGGCAAACATATTGCCAAAGAGATAAATGAAAGATACGGCTGGAAGTTGAATATTATTAGCGGTGAAGAAGAAGCCAGGCTTTCGTTCGTCGGTTCGGCCTACCCGTTCGAAGACGGAAAATCAAAATCGTTGATCGATATCGGAGGCGGAAGCACGGAAATAATTTCCGGAAATAAGACGGAAATTTTATACCGGAAGAGTTTCCCTTTAGGGGTCGTATACTTGACTGAAAAATATCTGAAGCATAATCCTCCGCTCGATTCCGAATTGTCGGCAATGGAAAAAGAAACTGCGGAAAAATTCCGCGAATTGAAATCGGTCTCCGAATTGGGCGAGTATACAATTGCAATTGCCGGCACTCCCACCACCCTCGCCTGCATTAAAATGAATATTAAATTGTACGATGAAAATGTGGTTGACAATACTCTACTCAACTTCAATGATATCAGTCGGTTATATGATCGACTTAAGAATATGACGAGTAAAGAAATTCTTGTGAATTTCGGACAGGTAGTCGAAGGGCGCGAGGATTTAATAACCGCAGGAGCCGGTATATTAAAAGTTTTTATGGAATTGACGGAAATCCGGGAACTGCACGTTAACAGCCGCGGATTGAGGTACGGTCTTATACTGGATTATTTAATACATAAGCTAAATATACGGGAATCCCAACCGTAA
- a CDS encoding type II 3-dehydroquinate dehydratase, with translation MKILVINGPNLNLLKLRNPDFYGNNDLKSIEDTLRRRFPDIEFVFFQSPDESNIVKRINEPAGFDGILINPGGYSHTSVAIRDALEICPLPKVEVHLSNIQSRDSFRKVSLTASVCDGYISGFKTLSYILGVHALIDLIGK, from the coding sequence ATGAAAATACTTGTAATTAACGGACCTAACCTTAATCTCTTAAAGCTTCGCAACCCGGATTTCTACGGCAATAACGATCTGAAGTCAATTGAAGATACGCTACGCCGTAGATTTCCCGATATCGAATTCGTATTTTTTCAGTCGCCGGACGAATCGAATATAGTCAAGAGAATTAACGAACCGGCAGGATTCGACGGAATTCTGATTAATCCGGGCGGGTATTCGCACACTAGCGTTGCCATACGAGACGCTCTTGAAATTTGTCCTTTACCCAAAGTGGAAGTCCATTTATCGAATATTCAGAGCAGGGACAGTTTCAGAAAAGTTTCGTTAACCGCTTCAGTTTGCGACGGTTATATAAGCGGATTTAAGACTCTCAGTTATATTTTAGGCGTTCATGCGCTGATAGATTTAATCGGCAAGTAA
- a CDS encoding MerR family transcriptional regulator — protein MKDFGLKKLYYSISEVSKITGLEQYILRYWETEFEQLKPSKNRAGNRIYTNKDIKLILEIKKLLREEKYTIEGAKKILSGLNKSPEKDNFAVQNDMTPEKNGKRELKEDLEEIKKFLIELKEKL, from the coding sequence ATGAAAGATTTCGGTCTGAAAAAGTTATATTATTCTATAAGCGAAGTCAGTAAAATCACCGGTTTGGAGCAATATATTCTGAGATACTGGGAAACCGAATTCGAGCAGCTTAAACCGAGCAAGAACAGAGCGGGCAACCGAATCTATACTAACAAAGACATCAAATTAATTTTAGAAATTAAAAAATTACTCCGGGAAGAAAAATATACTATCGAAGGCGCAAAAAAGATATTGTCGGGATTGAATAAATCCCCGGAAAAGGATAACTTTGCAGTTCAAAACGATATGACTCCGGAAAAGAACGGTAAGCGCGAACTAAAAGAAGACCTGGAAGAGATTAAAAAGTTTTTGATTGAATTGAAAGAAAAACTCTGA
- a CDS encoding phosphohydrolase: MEKEKLLYEAMLIAQEAHRNQTDKNGAPYFGHLFRVMNMGTTLDEKICGVLHDLLEDTDWTELDLKSKGFPSYIVDALTALTKKEGESYDEFIERVCKNKLAAKVKINDLTDNLDIKRLSELKETDIERIKKYHRAYRKLFSL; the protein is encoded by the coding sequence ATGGAAAAAGAAAAATTATTATACGAAGCTATGCTGATTGCGCAGGAAGCGCATCGAAACCAGACCGATAAAAACGGCGCTCCGTATTTCGGTCACCTTTTCAGAGTAATGAATATGGGAACTACTCTCGATGAGAAGATTTGCGGCGTCTTGCACGACCTTTTGGAAGACACAGATTGGACGGAGCTCGATTTGAAATCGAAAGGTTTCCCCTCTTACATTGTCGACGCTTTGACAGCATTGACAAAAAAAGAAGGCGAATCGTATGACGAGTTTATCGAAAGAGTTTGTAAAAACAAATTGGCGGCAAAGGTAAAAATTAACGATCTGACGGACAATCTTGATATAAAAAGATTATCAGAATTAAAAGAAACAGATATCGAACGCATTAAAAAATATCATAGAGCATACAGAAAATTATTCTCATTATAA
- the purF gene encoding amidophosphoribosyltransferase: MSDRYFELTASHDKPQCHCGVFGIYGCKDAALKTYYGLHALQHRGQEGAGIVTASLNQKGQKVFRYHKNFGLVSEVFNDQNLFENILTGACAIGHNRYSTTGSADSKKNIQPFVVNYRSGNLAVAHNGNLTNAKELRKKLVADGAIFQTTSDTEVILHLIARSKFDDQIDQIRDALRQIKGAYCLVIMTDDKLIAARDPNGFRPLVVGKKENAFIVASETCALDINSAEYIRDVEPNEILVIDDETLEQGTFKSYSIFQEENSKKHCVFEYIYFSRPDSKIFGTNVDKIRRKLGKILAEKHPVTDPDGEKVIVISVPDSSNTAAIGYQSQLAKMGIPSRLEIGLIRSHYIGRTFILPGQKAREIGVKIKFNTVKGVLENRTIVLVDDSIVRGTTSKQLVRLLREANPKAIHLRISSPPIVSPCYYGMDFPSQTELIAYKYNSNIEEIRKYLEVDTLEYMTVEEMLESMVDHSPSEFCTACFSGEYPIPVEIGISKEEYDIQ; the protein is encoded by the coding sequence ATGTCAGATAGATATTTCGAGTTAACAGCCTCACACGACAAGCCTCAATGTCATTGCGGCGTTTTCGGTATATACGGCTGTAAAGATGCTGCGCTTAAAACTTATTACGGGCTTCATGCTTTGCAGCACAGGGGCCAGGAAGGCGCGGGGATTGTTACCGCATCGTTAAATCAAAAAGGACAGAAAGTTTTCAGATATCATAAAAATTTCGGGCTCGTCTCCGAGGTTTTTAACGATCAGAATTTATTTGAAAATATTTTGACAGGCGCCTGCGCTATCGGACATAATCGATATTCGACTACCGGTTCGGCCGATTCCAAAAAAAACATACAACCGTTTGTTGTAAATTACCGTTCAGGAAATCTTGCCGTAGCGCATAACGGCAATCTTACAAATGCAAAAGAACTACGGAAAAAATTAGTAGCCGACGGAGCCATTTTCCAGACGACGAGCGACACCGAAGTAATCCTTCATCTGATTGCAAGGAGCAAATTTGACGATCAAATAGACCAAATAAGAGACGCGCTGCGACAGATTAAGGGAGCATACTGCTTGGTTATTATGACCGACGATAAATTAATCGCAGCCCGCGATCCGAACGGATTCAGACCGCTTGTCGTAGGCAAAAAAGAAAATGCGTTTATTGTGGCTTCAGAAACCTGCGCGCTCGACATCAATTCGGCGGAATACATTCGAGATGTGGAACCGAATGAAATTTTGGTTATTGACGATGAAACGCTGGAACAAGGCACATTTAAATCTTATTCGATATTCCAGGAAGAGAATTCCAAAAAGCATTGCGTATTCGAATATATCTATTTTTCACGACCGGACAGCAAAATTTTCGGCACGAATGTCGACAAAATAAGACGAAAACTGGGTAAAATTCTGGCAGAAAAACATCCGGTTACAGATCCCGACGGGGAGAAGGTAATAGTAATCAGCGTGCCGGACAGTTCTAATACTGCCGCAATCGGATATCAAAGTCAACTGGCAAAAATGGGTATCCCGTCGAGACTCGAAATCGGACTTATCAGGAGCCATTACATCGGGCGTACATTTATTCTGCCGGGTCAAAAAGCTAGGGAAATCGGAGTGAAAATCAAATTCAATACAGTAAAAGGCGTGCTCGAAAACAGGACAATCGTTCTCGTGGACGATTCAATTGTGCGCGGTACGACTTCGAAGCAATTGGTGCGCTTGCTCCGGGAAGCCAATCCAAAAGCCATTCATCTGAGAATTTCCTCTCCGCCAATTGTAAGTCCGTGCTATTACGGAATGGATTTCCCTTCTCAAACGGAGTTGATAGCTTACAAGTACAACAGCAACATCGAAGAAATACGAAAATACCTCGAAGTCGATACGCTGGAATATATGACCGTCGAGGAAATGCTCGAATCGATGGTCGACCATTCGCCGTCCGAATTTTGTACGGCTTGTTTCTCAGGCGAATACCCGATACCGGTAGAAATCGGTATAAGCAAAGAAGAATATGACATTCAATAA
- a CDS encoding CDP-alcohol phosphatidyltransferase family protein yields MRNSINNKLNVFTLPNLLSFIRLLTAFPLYIFLSDLETGANRYYVLIFIFIGFLTDMLDGYIARKYDKISEFGKIIDPLADKVAILVIILQLYRHDYIVPLYFWTVILRDLLIFTGGIIVSQIIKKVLPSNLLGKITAFSIGLYLLLVIIGLEITLLYKIVFYISLLLCYLSLIGYAVRAYESIKWYKRNEAV; encoded by the coding sequence ATGAGAAACAGCATAAATAATAAATTAAACGTTTTTACTCTTCCTAATTTGCTAAGCTTTATACGCTTGTTGACAGCCTTTCCACTATACATATTTTTATCGGATTTGGAAACAGGAGCAAATCGATATTACGTACTGATTTTTATATTTATCGGTTTCCTAACGGACATGTTGGACGGTTATATAGCCCGTAAGTACGACAAAATAAGCGAATTCGGAAAAATAATCGATCCTCTGGCCGACAAGGTGGCAATTTTGGTAATAATTTTACAGTTATACCGACACGACTATATCGTGCCGCTCTATTTTTGGACGGTTATTTTACGCGACCTTTTGATTTTTACCGGCGGAATTATCGTTTCACAAATTATTAAAAAAGTGCTCCCGTCCAATCTTTTGGGTAAAATCACCGCTTTTTCAATAGGACTTTATCTGCTCCTGGTTATAATCGGACTTGAAATTACGCTGCTTTATAAAATAGTCTTTTATATAAGTCTTTTGCTCTGTTATCTTTCGCTAATCGGATATGCCGTAAGAGCATACGAATCAATAAAATGGTACAAGAGAAATGAAGCTGTTTAA
- the ftsY gene encoding signal recognition particle-docking protein FtsY codes for MKLFKNINFGKLKEGLSKTRDNLVNKISETISGKAKVDEETLEELEEVLITSDIGSQIAEEIIEKARALFKKESDRSVDNFKKIIKEELEAVLSQAKTNGEIDLSQKPYVIVIIGVNGSGKTTSVGKLAYNFKRSGLKVKIGSADTFRAAANDQLEIWANKAGVDIISTNTKEPSAVAFDTIKAAQKDGTDIVIIDTAGRLHTQKNLMDELNKIHRVINNLLPYAPNEILMVLDGTAGQNAVRQVEEFEKYTKPTGIIITKLDGTAKGGVIFRIISEKKIPVKYIGVGEGIEDLQDFSPKEFIEAMFGN; via the coding sequence ATGAAGCTGTTTAAAAATATAAATTTCGGTAAACTGAAAGAAGGCTTATCTAAAACAAGGGATAACCTTGTAAATAAAATATCGGAGACTATCAGCGGAAAGGCAAAAGTCGACGAGGAAACCCTTGAAGAACTCGAAGAAGTACTTATTACGAGCGATATCGGTTCTCAAATTGCCGAAGAAATAATAGAGAAAGCCAGGGCGCTTTTCAAAAAGGAATCCGACAGATCCGTCGATAATTTCAAGAAAATTATTAAAGAGGAACTCGAAGCAGTCTTATCCCAGGCAAAAACAAACGGAGAAATAGATTTATCACAAAAACCCTACGTAATTGTTATAATTGGAGTTAATGGATCCGGCAAGACAACTTCAGTAGGTAAATTGGCTTATAATTTCAAAAGATCCGGTCTGAAAGTAAAAATCGGTTCAGCCGACACATTCAGAGCCGCCGCCAATGACCAACTCGAAATTTGGGCTAATAAAGCGGGCGTGGATATAATCAGCACGAATACAAAAGAACCTTCCGCCGTAGCTTTCGATACTATTAAAGCGGCGCAAAAAGACGGTACGGACATTGTAATAATCGACACGGCAGGCAGACTGCATACTCAGAAAAATTTGATGGACGAACTTAACAAAATTCACCGTGTAATTAATAATCTTTTGCCTTATGCTCCCAATGAAATTTTAATGGTACTCGACGGCACAGCCGGTCAAAACGCCGTTCGTCAGGTGGAAGAATTTGAAAAATATACCAAGCCTACCGGCATTATTATTACAAAACTTGACGGCACGGCAAAAGGCGGAGTAATTTTCAGAATCATATCGGAGAAAAAAATTCCGGTTAAGTATATCGGAGTAGGCGAGGGCATCGAAGATTTACAGGATTTTTCACCTAAGGAATTTATCGAAGCCATGTTCGGAAATTAA
- a CDS encoding diacylglycerol/lipid kinase family protein, with the protein MDKEHQYLFVINPAAGKGKALNSLDKIKDYLYRKKVEHHIEISEFPGHIINLVEKLSDNFTHLISVGGDGTLNEVINGINPDSNLSLGVLPLGTGNDFARNLRLDKNIDRNLNLIFNSTTVRNFDIGSVKIKENGREINFRFINSLGIGFDALVAKLNQRSKRLNGIISYIYAVLGGLMKYRPLDVVVNADTVKIEGKKLLITVGNGLTSGGGFYLTPNAKIDDNLLDICVIDHMSKLKILRKLPLAVMNKLESAKEANFFNSEKIEIKLNTPYYVHADGEIISERASEITVTILKNKLKIISN; encoded by the coding sequence ATGGACAAAGAACATCAATATTTGTTTGTCATTAATCCCGCCGCCGGGAAAGGCAAAGCCCTCAATTCTCTGGATAAGATTAAGGATTACCTTTACCGTAAAAAGGTAGAACACCACATCGAAATATCCGAATTTCCCGGACACATAATAAATCTGGTCGAGAAATTATCCGATAACTTCACTCATCTGATATCGGTAGGCGGAGACGGAACACTAAATGAAGTAATAAACGGCATTAATCCCGATTCAAATCTTTCTCTCGGCGTGCTCCCGCTGGGCACGGGAAACGATTTTGCCAGAAATTTGAGACTCGATAAAAATATCGACCGGAATTTGAATTTGATTTTCAATTCCACTACGGTACGAAATTTTGACATCGGCTCTGTTAAGATTAAAGAGAACGGTCGAGAAATCAATTTTCGTTTCATCAACAGCCTGGGAATTGGCTTCGACGCTCTTGTGGCAAAATTAAATCAAAGGTCAAAACGGTTAAACGGTATTATTTCTTACATTTATGCGGTTTTGGGTGGTTTAATGAAATACCGCCCCCTTGATGTGGTAGTAAATGCCGATACGGTTAAAATCGAAGGGAAAAAATTACTGATTACCGTCGGCAACGGACTTACTTCCGGAGGCGGTTTTTATTTGACTCCGAATGCCAAGATTGACGATAATCTGCTGGATATTTGCGTCATCGATCATATGTCGAAACTTAAAATTCTCCGTAAATTACCTTTGGCCGTAATGAACAAACTCGAATCGGCAAAAGAGGCAAATTTTTTCAATTCCGAAAAGATAGAAATTAAACTCAACACTCCTTATTATGTACATGCGGACGGAGAGATTATATCAGAGCGGGCATCCGAGATTACCGTAACAATATTAAAAAACAAATTAAAAATAATTTCAAACTGA
- a CDS encoding PEGA domain-containing protein, whose product MKAHYKLIASTLILSFLLSGCALLFQGINQKVSLDSSPDTAEVWVNGVKMGLTPCKIELKRNSEYTIEFKKDGYNIKSYRVTNSVGAGWIVLDILGGLIPVIIDASTGAWYSLDQDNINVMLEKQ is encoded by the coding sequence ATGAAAGCACATTACAAACTTATAGCATCAACTTTAATTTTATCTTTTTTACTTTCCGGGTGCGCTCTTTTATTTCAAGGTATTAATCAAAAGGTATCGCTTGATTCCTCGCCGGACACTGCCGAAGTATGGGTAAACGGCGTAAAAATGGGTTTAACTCCGTGCAAAATTGAATTGAAAAGGAACTCCGAATATACTATCGAATTTAAAAAGGATGGTTATAATATCAAAAGTTATCGTGTTACGAATAGCGTCGGTGCCGGATGGATAGTCCTTGATATTTTAGGGGGGTTAATTCCTGTTATTATTGACGCCTCAACTGGGGCTTGGTATTCACTCGACCAGGATAATATTAACGTTATGTTAGAAAAGCAATAA